A genome region from Oenanthe melanoleuca isolate GR-GAL-2019-014 chromosome 2, OMel1.0, whole genome shotgun sequence includes the following:
- the RALBP1 gene encoding ralA-binding protein 1 isoform X1, translated as MTECFLPPTSSPSEHRRVEHSGGLARTPSSEEISPTKFPGLYRTGEPSPPHDSLHEPPDIVSDDEKEHGKKKGKFKKKEKRTEGYAAFQEDSSGDEAESPSKLKRSKGIHVFKKPSFSKKKEKDFKIKEKPKDEKHKEEKHKEDKHKEKKSKDLTAADVVKQWKEKKKKKKPIQETEIPQVDVPSHRPVFGIPLSDAVDRTMMYDGIRLPAVFRECIDYVEKYGMKCEGIYRVSGIKSKVDELKAAYDREESPNLEEYEPNTVASLLKQYLRELPENLLTKELMPRFEDACGKSTEAEKVQECQRLLKELPECNHLLISWLIVHMDHVIAKELETKMNIQNISIVLSPTVQISNRVLYVFFTHVQEFFGNVTLKQVTKPLRWSNMATMPALPETQESIKEEIRRQEFLLNCLHRDLQAGIKDLSKEERLWEVQRILTALKRKLREAKRQECETKIAQEIASLSKEDVSKEEMNENEEVINILLAQENEILTEQEELLAMEQFLRRQIASEKEEIDRLRAEIAEIQSRQQHGRSETEEYSSESESESEDEEELQVILEDLQRQNEELEIKNNHLNQAIHEEREAIIELRVQLRLLQRAKCEQQGQEEEEPEKRGGVSQQQRDTVLETKAAKEQPKASKEQQVKPSPSKDRKETPI; from the exons ATGACCGAGTGCTTCCTGCCTCCCACGAGCAGCCCCAGTGAACACCGTCGGGTAGAGCACAGTGGGGGACTTGCTCGTACTCCCAGCTCTGAAGAAATCAGTCCTACAAAATTCCCTGGATTGTACCGCACCGGTGAGCCTTCACCACCTCATGACAGCTTACATGAGCCTCCAGATATAGTATCTGATGATGAAAAGGAGCatgggaagaagaaaggaaaatttaagaaaaaagaaaaaagaa CGGAAGGTTACGCTGCGTTTCAAGAGGACAGTTCCGGTGATGAGGCGGAAAGTCCTTCCAAGTTGAAGCGGTCCAAGGGAATACATGTCTTCAAGAAACCCAGCTTTTCcaaaaagaaggagaaggatttcaaaataaaagagaagcccaaagatgaaaaacacaaggaagaaaaacataagGAAGACAAACACAAAGAGAAGAAGTCAAAAGACTTAACTGCAGCAGATGTTGTAAAACAgtggaaagagaagaagaaaaagaaaaagccaattCAAGAGACAGAGATACCTCAAGTGGATGTTCCAAGTCACAGACCCGTGTTTGGCATTCCTTTGTCTGATGCAGTAGACAGGACCATGATGTACGATGGCATCCGCCTGCCAGCAGTTTTCCGTGAATGTATAGATTACGTAGAGAAGTATGGCATGAAATGTGAAGGCATCTACAGAGTTTCAG GAATTAAATCAAAAGTTGACGAGCTGAAGGCAGCCTATGATCGCGAAGAATCTCCAAACCTGGAAGAATATGAGCCCAATACAGTCGCCAGCTTGCTCAAACAGTACCTACGGGAACTGCCCGAAAATCTGCTTACCAAAGAGCTCATGCCCCGCTTTGAAGATGCTTGTGGAAAGAGCACAGAAGCTGAGAAAGTTCAGGAGTGCCAGAGGCTGCTGAAAGAGCTGCCAGAGTGTAACCATCTCCTGATTTCTTGGCTGATTGTGCATATGGACCATGTTATTGCAAAGGAACTGGAAACAAAGATGAACATCCAGAATATTTCTATAGTGCTCAGCCCTACTGTCCAG ATCAGCAACCGTGTCCTGTATGTGTTTTTTACACATGTTCAAGAGTTCTTTGGAAATGTGACCCTCAAGCAGGTGACAAAACCTCTTCGCTGGTCAAATATGGCAACAATGCCAGCACTTCCAGAAACACAGGAGAGCATCAAAGAAGAAATCAGACGACAG GAGTTCCTTCTGAACTGTTTACACAGAGACTTGCAGGCAGGGATAAAAGACTTATCCAAAGAAGAGAGACTCTGGGAGGTGCAGAGAATCTTAACAGCTCTTAAGAGGAAACTAAGAGAAGCTAAGAGACAG GAGTGTGAAACAAAGATTGCACAAGAAATTGCTAGCCTTTCAAAGGAGGATGTCTCCAAAGAAGAAATGAATGAGAATGAAGAAGTCATAAATATTCTGCTTGCACAG GAGAACGAGATTTTAACAGAacaagaggagctgctggccatggAGCAGTTTCTGAGGAGACAGATTGCCTCCGAGAAGGAAGAAATAGATCGGCTCCGAGCAGAAATAGCTGAAATACAAAG TCGCCAGCAGCACGGCCGCAGTGAAACTGAGGAATACTCTTCTGAGAGTGAAAGTGAGAGCGAAgatgaggaggagctgcaggtcaTCCTGGAGGATTTGCAGAGACAGAACGAGGAACTGGAG ATCAAGAACAATCACCTGAACCAGGCGATTCACGAGGAGCGCGAGGCCATCATCGAGCTGCGGGTGCAGCTCCGCCTGCTGCAGCGCGCGAAATGcgagcagcaggggcaggaggaggaggagccggAGAAGCGCGGGGGCgtttcccagcagcagagagacacTGTCCTGGAGACAAAAGCAGCCAAAGAGCAGCCAAAAGcaagcaaggagcagcaggtcAAGCCATCGCCAAGTAAAGACAGGAAAGAAACTCCAATTTGA
- the RALBP1 gene encoding ralA-binding protein 1 isoform X2, whose protein sequence is MDIAIMTEGYAAFQEDSSGDEAESPSKLKRSKGIHVFKKPSFSKKKEKDFKIKEKPKDEKHKEEKHKEDKHKEKKSKDLTAADVVKQWKEKKKKKKPIQETEIPQVDVPSHRPVFGIPLSDAVDRTMMYDGIRLPAVFRECIDYVEKYGMKCEGIYRVSGIKSKVDELKAAYDREESPNLEEYEPNTVASLLKQYLRELPENLLTKELMPRFEDACGKSTEAEKVQECQRLLKELPECNHLLISWLIVHMDHVIAKELETKMNIQNISIVLSPTVQISNRVLYVFFTHVQEFFGNVTLKQVTKPLRWSNMATMPALPETQESIKEEIRRQEFLLNCLHRDLQAGIKDLSKEERLWEVQRILTALKRKLREAKRQECETKIAQEIASLSKEDVSKEEMNENEEVINILLAQENEILTEQEELLAMEQFLRRQIASEKEEIDRLRAEIAEIQSRQQHGRSETEEYSSESESESEDEEELQVILEDLQRQNEELEIKNNHLNQAIHEEREAIIELRVQLRLLQRAKCEQQGQEEEEPEKRGGVSQQQRDTVLETKAAKEQPKASKEQQVKPSPSKDRKETPI, encoded by the exons ATGGACATTGCCATTATGA CGGAAGGTTACGCTGCGTTTCAAGAGGACAGTTCCGGTGATGAGGCGGAAAGTCCTTCCAAGTTGAAGCGGTCCAAGGGAATACATGTCTTCAAGAAACCCAGCTTTTCcaaaaagaaggagaaggatttcaaaataaaagagaagcccaaagatgaaaaacacaaggaagaaaaacataagGAAGACAAACACAAAGAGAAGAAGTCAAAAGACTTAACTGCAGCAGATGTTGTAAAACAgtggaaagagaagaagaaaaagaaaaagccaattCAAGAGACAGAGATACCTCAAGTGGATGTTCCAAGTCACAGACCCGTGTTTGGCATTCCTTTGTCTGATGCAGTAGACAGGACCATGATGTACGATGGCATCCGCCTGCCAGCAGTTTTCCGTGAATGTATAGATTACGTAGAGAAGTATGGCATGAAATGTGAAGGCATCTACAGAGTTTCAG GAATTAAATCAAAAGTTGACGAGCTGAAGGCAGCCTATGATCGCGAAGAATCTCCAAACCTGGAAGAATATGAGCCCAATACAGTCGCCAGCTTGCTCAAACAGTACCTACGGGAACTGCCCGAAAATCTGCTTACCAAAGAGCTCATGCCCCGCTTTGAAGATGCTTGTGGAAAGAGCACAGAAGCTGAGAAAGTTCAGGAGTGCCAGAGGCTGCTGAAAGAGCTGCCAGAGTGTAACCATCTCCTGATTTCTTGGCTGATTGTGCATATGGACCATGTTATTGCAAAGGAACTGGAAACAAAGATGAACATCCAGAATATTTCTATAGTGCTCAGCCCTACTGTCCAG ATCAGCAACCGTGTCCTGTATGTGTTTTTTACACATGTTCAAGAGTTCTTTGGAAATGTGACCCTCAAGCAGGTGACAAAACCTCTTCGCTGGTCAAATATGGCAACAATGCCAGCACTTCCAGAAACACAGGAGAGCATCAAAGAAGAAATCAGACGACAG GAGTTCCTTCTGAACTGTTTACACAGAGACTTGCAGGCAGGGATAAAAGACTTATCCAAAGAAGAGAGACTCTGGGAGGTGCAGAGAATCTTAACAGCTCTTAAGAGGAAACTAAGAGAAGCTAAGAGACAG GAGTGTGAAACAAAGATTGCACAAGAAATTGCTAGCCTTTCAAAGGAGGATGTCTCCAAAGAAGAAATGAATGAGAATGAAGAAGTCATAAATATTCTGCTTGCACAG GAGAACGAGATTTTAACAGAacaagaggagctgctggccatggAGCAGTTTCTGAGGAGACAGATTGCCTCCGAGAAGGAAGAAATAGATCGGCTCCGAGCAGAAATAGCTGAAATACAAAG TCGCCAGCAGCACGGCCGCAGTGAAACTGAGGAATACTCTTCTGAGAGTGAAAGTGAGAGCGAAgatgaggaggagctgcaggtcaTCCTGGAGGATTTGCAGAGACAGAACGAGGAACTGGAG ATCAAGAACAATCACCTGAACCAGGCGATTCACGAGGAGCGCGAGGCCATCATCGAGCTGCGGGTGCAGCTCCGCCTGCTGCAGCGCGCGAAATGcgagcagcaggggcaggaggaggaggagccggAGAAGCGCGGGGGCgtttcccagcagcagagagacacTGTCCTGGAGACAAAAGCAGCCAAAGAGCAGCCAAAAGcaagcaaggagcagcaggtcAAGCCATCGCCAAGTAAAGACAGGAAAGAAACTCCAATTTGA